A genomic segment from Streptomyces sp. NBC_00459 encodes:
- a CDS encoding SSI family serine proteinase inhibitor, producing the protein MTHTISTGNTIRPARIIRPVPAARAVHGALLAVGLLLAGSTPAQAAPQEDARGNWLYVTVSRGEPGGDTRGTLVLCDPPLGHAQAARACAELAAADGDIGGIPPRKTLCPMLYSPVTVHAEGEWNGRPLEYDRTFSNGCELGARTGAVFAL; encoded by the coding sequence ATGACCCACACGATCAGCACCGGCAACACGATCAGGCCCGCCCGGATCATCAGGCCCGTCCCCGCCGCGCGAGCGGTACACGGTGCCCTGCTGGCCGTCGGCCTCCTCCTCGCGGGCTCCACCCCGGCCCAGGCGGCTCCCCAGGAGGACGCCCGGGGCAACTGGCTCTACGTCACCGTCAGCCGCGGCGAGCCGGGCGGCGACACCCGCGGCACGCTCGTGCTGTGCGACCCGCCCCTGGGCCACGCGCAGGCGGCTCGCGCCTGCGCGGAACTCGCCGCGGCGGACGGCGACATCGGTGGCATCCCGCCGAGGAAGACCCTCTGCCCGATGCTCTACTCGCCCGTCACCGTGCACGCGGAGGGCGAGTGGAACGGCCGCCCGCTGGAGTACGACAGGACCTTCTCCAACGGGTGCGAACTGGGGGCGAGGACCGGCGCGGTGTTCGCCCTGTAG
- a CDS encoding M14 family zinc carboxypeptidase has translation MSLLPEQRYPSVNELVSSARALAAHRPGLCTFRQVGSSRAGRPLYLLSVGHARHAVLVVAGAHANEPTGGSTLLSLAARAVHDRELRSGTSWHFLLCADPDGASLHVTPSPRTLLDYHLGFYRPAGPEQPEWAPSVLPPDRLPPETRALTGVIDELRPYLQVTLHGTDVGGSWVQLTKDVPGLAEPFAKSAAELHIPVETGASDAAGWPASGPGVHVMPAPGSDAAYPSMPDDARHSTWYHAHRYGGLTAVVEVPMWASDLVDDPAPHPAPAAAIRRLAGRLLRDGVEVERVLADALPRLTGAEGPLLRAAQWALELVPGLAADWTHTPPADTTMAYVGSVDAFGRRLPLRAAAMLLRVLRETDDRAAPHLEHLVASWSEAFMDRFRARWVPLEHQVEHQARTVVAAARHAREGAPRR, from the coding sequence GTGAGTCTCCTGCCGGAGCAGCGCTACCCCAGTGTGAACGAACTCGTCTCGTCCGCCCGGGCGCTGGCGGCTCACCGGCCCGGCCTGTGCACCTTCAGGCAGGTGGGCTCCTCCCGCGCCGGACGGCCTCTGTATCTGCTGTCCGTGGGCCACGCACGACATGCCGTGCTCGTCGTCGCGGGCGCCCACGCCAACGAGCCCACGGGCGGCTCCACGCTCCTGTCGCTCGCGGCACGGGCCGTGCACGACCGCGAGTTGCGGTCGGGCACCTCCTGGCACTTCCTGCTGTGCGCCGACCCGGACGGGGCCAGCCTGCACGTCACGCCGTCGCCGCGCACCCTGCTCGACTACCACCTCGGCTTCTACCGGCCCGCCGGGCCCGAGCAGCCCGAGTGGGCGCCCTCCGTGCTGCCGCCCGACCGGCTGCCGCCGGAGACCCGCGCCCTGACCGGTGTCATCGACGAACTGCGCCCCTACCTCCAGGTCACCCTGCACGGCACCGACGTGGGGGGCAGCTGGGTGCAGCTGACGAAGGACGTCCCCGGGCTCGCCGAGCCGTTCGCCAAGTCGGCGGCGGAGCTGCACATCCCGGTGGAGACGGGTGCCTCGGACGCGGCGGGCTGGCCCGCGTCGGGGCCCGGCGTGCACGTGATGCCGGCGCCGGGCTCGGACGCGGCGTACCCGAGCATGCCGGACGACGCCCGGCACAGCACCTGGTACCACGCCCACCGCTACGGCGGTCTGACGGCGGTCGTCGAGGTGCCGATGTGGGCGAGCGACCTGGTGGACGACCCGGCCCCGCACCCCGCGCCGGCGGCGGCGATACGGCGGCTGGCGGGCCGGCTGTTGCGGGACGGGGTGGAGGTCGAACGGGTCCTCGCCGACGCGCTGCCCCGGCTGACGGGGGCCGAGGGGCCCCTGTTGCGGGCCGCCCAGTGGGCGCTGGAGCTGGTTCCCGGACTGGCCGCCGACTGGACGCACACGCCGCCCGCCGACACGACGATGGCGTACGTCGGCAGCGTGGACGCATTCGGCCGGAGGCTGCCGCTGCGCGCCGCCGCGATGCTGCTGCGGGTCCTGCGGGAGACCGACGACCGCGCGGCACCGCACCTCGAACACCTGGTCGCGTCCTGGAGCGAGGCCTTCATGGACCGCTTCCGCGCGCGCTGGGTGCCCCTGGAGCATCAGGTCGAGCACCAGGCCCGCACGGTGGTGGCCGCGGCGCGGCACGCGCGCGAGGGCGCGCCTCGGAGATAG
- the treY gene encoding malto-oligosyltrehalose synthase → MTPERPDPVVPTATYRLQLQPAFPFGAAAAAVPYLASLGVSHLHLSPFLESVPGSTHGYDVVDHTRVRGELGGEEGLRALAHTAREHGLGLVADIVPNHMAMSPRHNRPLWEVLREGPGSPYARWFDIDWEAQDGRLLLPVLGQPLGEVWDLLKVERWRDAHLGYDGHVLRYYDHVFPLREGTEELPLPQLVDAQWYRPAWWRLARTELNYRRFFSISELIGVRVEDPEVFAATHGKLLELLADGVVDGLRVDHPDGLADPGGYLRRLHEASGGRWTVVEKILADGEHLPAGWPVAGTTGYDALRHVDGLFTDPAGVGELLGQYRRFAAPQADRGGHWEATVRRAAYKVVTHELATEVDRLTRVANRLCAASQDPALRDRAPWALRTALRELLVRMEVYRPYTPGDTASVVTEEAAAEARQAFVVPEEAGAVDVVRDLLLGQGRDADGPGHGEFRDRFAQTSSALRAKSVEDTAFYRYVPLLSANEVGGSPGGPAVSPEDFHAYCARVQRDWPATGTVLSTHDTKRSADVRAALAVLTECPQRWADVLAEVTRAGEGVPDAQLAWAAWQTAFGLGPADSERLQGALLKHVREAGLHTAWTEQEPAYEEAVAAFVAAGPCGAPGEHVAALRSVLEPHVRSNVLGSALVHLTMPGVPDLYQGTESEYRALVDPDNRRPVRFPPEAPGEKDELTATALRLRARRPAVFGDTATYTPLVAEGPAAAHCAAFARSGEVVTAVTRLSLRLADSGGWLDTRLPLPPGRWADLLSPEREFTGHARVAELFARLPVALLERVGEE, encoded by the coding sequence ATGACACCTGAGCGTCCTGACCCGGTCGTGCCCACGGCGACCTATCGGCTGCAACTCCAGCCCGCGTTCCCGTTCGGTGCCGCGGCGGCCGCTGTGCCGTATCTGGCCTCGCTCGGCGTCTCGCATCTGCATCTGTCACCGTTCCTGGAGTCCGTCCCGGGTTCGACGCACGGCTACGACGTCGTGGACCACACGCGCGTGCGCGGTGAACTCGGCGGCGAGGAGGGGCTGCGCGCGCTCGCGCACACCGCGCGGGAGCACGGTCTCGGCCTGGTCGCGGACATCGTGCCCAACCACATGGCCATGTCCCCGCGTCACAACCGCCCCCTGTGGGAGGTGCTCCGGGAGGGCCCGGGCTCGCCGTACGCGCGGTGGTTCGACATCGACTGGGAGGCGCAGGACGGGCGCCTGCTGCTGCCGGTGCTCGGGCAGCCGCTCGGCGAGGTGTGGGACCTGTTGAAGGTCGAGCGGTGGCGGGACGCGCACCTGGGGTACGACGGCCACGTACTGCGCTACTACGACCATGTGTTCCCGTTGCGCGAGGGCACCGAGGAGCTGCCGCTGCCGCAGCTCGTCGACGCCCAGTGGTACCGCCCGGCGTGGTGGCGGCTGGCACGCACCGAGCTCAACTACCGGCGCTTCTTCAGCATCTCGGAGCTGATCGGGGTGCGGGTCGAGGACCCCGAGGTGTTCGCGGCGACACACGGGAAGCTGCTGGAGCTGCTCGCCGACGGGGTGGTGGACGGGCTGCGGGTCGACCACCCGGACGGGCTCGCGGACCCGGGCGGGTATCTGCGCCGGCTGCACGAGGCGAGCGGGGGCCGCTGGACGGTGGTCGAGAAGATCCTGGCCGACGGGGAGCACCTGCCTGCGGGCTGGCCGGTCGCGGGGACCACCGGCTACGACGCCCTGCGGCACGTGGACGGCCTGTTCACGGATCCGGCGGGCGTGGGCGAACTCCTCGGCCAGTACCGGCGGTTCGCGGCTCCTCAGGCCGACCGGGGCGGGCACTGGGAGGCGACGGTACGGCGGGCCGCGTACAAGGTGGTGACGCACGAGCTGGCCACCGAGGTGGACCGGCTGACCCGCGTGGCGAACCGTCTCTGCGCCGCCTCCCAGGACCCCGCGCTGCGCGACCGCGCCCCCTGGGCCCTGCGTACCGCGCTGCGCGAGCTGCTGGTCCGCATGGAGGTCTACCGTCCCTACACGCCCGGGGACACGGCCTCCGTGGTCACCGAGGAGGCCGCCGCGGAGGCCCGGCAGGCGTTCGTCGTCCCGGAGGAGGCCGGGGCCGTGGACGTCGTACGGGACCTGCTGCTCGGGCAGGGCCGCGACGCGGACGGGCCCGGGCATGGGGAGTTCCGGGACCGGTTCGCGCAGACCTCGTCGGCGCTGCGGGCCAAGTCCGTGGAGGACACGGCGTTCTACCGGTATGTGCCGCTGCTGTCGGCGAACGAGGTCGGCGGCAGCCCGGGCGGTCCCGCGGTGTCCCCGGAGGACTTCCACGCCTACTGCGCGCGCGTGCAGCGCGACTGGCCGGCCACGGGGACGGTGCTGTCGACGCACGACACGAAGCGCAGCGCCGACGTACGCGCGGCTCTGGCCGTGCTCACCGAGTGCCCGCAGCGCTGGGCCGACGTCCTCGCGGAGGTCACGCGTGCCGGTGAGGGCGTGCCCGACGCCCAGTTGGCGTGGGCGGCCTGGCAGACGGCCTTCGGCCTGGGACCGGCGGACAGTGAGCGCCTCCAGGGCGCCCTGCTGAAGCACGTCCGGGAGGCGGGCCTGCACACCGCCTGGACGGAGCAGGAACCGGCGTACGAGGAGGCGGTGGCGGCATTCGTGGCGGCGGGCCCGTGCGGGGCGCCCGGCGAGCACGTGGCCGCGCTGCGGAGCGTCCTGGAGCCCCATGTCCGGTCGAACGTCCTGGGCTCGGCCCTGGTCCATCTGACGATGCCGGGCGTTCCGGACCTCTATCAGGGCACGGAGAGCGAGTACCGGGCCCTGGTGGACCCGGACAACCGCCGTCCCGTCCGGTTCCCTCCCGAGGCTCCCGGCGAGAAGGACGAGCTGACGGCGACGGCACTGCGGCTGCGCGCACGGCGCCCGGCGGTGTTCGGCGACACGGCGACGTACACGCCGCTCGTCGCGGAGGGTCCGGCGGCGGCGCACTGTGCGGCGTTCGCGCGCTCGGGGGAGGTGGTCACGGCGGTGACCCGGCTGTCCCTGAGGCTGGCCGACTCGGGCGGCTGGCTCGACACACGGTTGCCGCTGCCGCCGGGCCGGTGGGCCGATCTGCTGTCTCCGGAGCGGGAGTTCACCGGGCACGCGCGCGTGGCGGAGCTTTTCGCGCGGCTGCCGGTGGCACTGCTGGAGCGTGTCGGCGAGGAGTGA
- the glgX gene encoding glycogen debranching protein GlgX encodes MQVWPGEAYPLGATYDGAGTNFAVFSEAADRVELCLLDDDGSETAVELRESDAFVRHAYLPGVMPGQRYGFRVHGPYAPEHGQRSNSAKLLLDPYAKAISGSVTWGEEVYGYHFDEPERRNDLDSAPHTMSSVVVNPYFDWGDDRRPRTEYHHTVIYEAHVKGLTMRHPALPEELRGTYAALAHPAIIEHLTGLGVTALELMPVHQFVNDHRLVDMGLNNYWGYNTIGFFAPHNAYASWGDRGQQVLEFKSAVRALHEAGIEVILDVVYNHTAEGNHLGPTLSFKGIDNAQYYRLMEDQRYYMDTTGTGNSLLMRSPHVLQMIMDSLRYWVTEMHVDGFRFDLAATLARQFHEVDRLSSFFDLVQQDPVVSQVKLIAEPWDVGEGGYQVGNFPPLWTEWNGMYRDTVRDMWRGEPRTLAEFASRLTGSSDLYQDDGRRPLASINFVTCHDGFTLNDLVSYHEKRNEANGEDNRDGESHNRSWNCGAEGETDDPDVLALRARQLRNFIATLMLSQGVPMISHGDEFARTQGGNNNAYCQDNEISWVPWPGEGDEAAPGSAELLEFTRAMVWLRKDHPVFRRRRFFHGRPVEGTHDDLSDIAWFTPAGEEMVQRDWNSAQAGAMSVFLNGNAISEPDSRGERIADDSFLLMFNASPKTLEFVVPVNHGRQWQVVIDTARPEGVAPGTGAKVAAGDRLTLVDHSLTVLQRPA; translated from the coding sequence ATGCAGGTCTGGCCAGGAGAGGCGTATCCACTCGGTGCCACGTACGACGGCGCCGGCACCAATTTCGCGGTCTTCTCGGAGGCCGCCGACCGGGTCGAGCTGTGTCTTCTCGACGACGACGGCTCGGAAACCGCGGTGGAGCTGCGGGAGAGCGACGCGTTCGTCCGGCACGCGTATCTGCCGGGGGTGATGCCGGGGCAGCGGTACGGCTTCCGCGTGCACGGTCCGTACGCGCCCGAGCACGGCCAGCGGTCCAACTCGGCGAAGCTGCTGCTCGATCCGTACGCGAAGGCGATCAGCGGTTCGGTCACCTGGGGCGAGGAGGTGTACGGCTACCACTTCGACGAGCCCGAGCGGCGCAACGATCTCGACTCGGCGCCGCACACCATGTCGTCGGTGGTGGTCAACCCGTACTTCGACTGGGGTGACGACCGGCGCCCGCGCACCGAGTACCACCACACGGTGATCTACGAGGCCCATGTGAAGGGCCTGACGATGCGCCACCCGGCGCTGCCCGAGGAGCTGCGCGGCACCTACGCGGCACTCGCCCACCCCGCGATCATCGAACATCTGACCGGACTCGGCGTCACGGCCCTGGAACTGATGCCGGTCCACCAGTTCGTGAACGACCACCGGCTGGTGGACATGGGCCTGAACAACTACTGGGGCTACAACACGATCGGCTTCTTCGCCCCGCACAACGCGTACGCCTCCTGGGGCGACCGCGGCCAGCAGGTCCTGGAGTTCAAGTCGGCGGTGCGGGCGCTGCACGAGGCCGGCATCGAGGTCATCCTGGACGTGGTCTACAACCACACCGCGGAGGGCAACCACCTCGGCCCGACGCTGTCCTTCAAGGGCATCGACAACGCGCAGTACTACCGGCTCATGGAGGACCAGCGGTACTACATGGACACCACGGGCACCGGGAACTCGCTGCTCATGCGGTCCCCGCACGTGCTCCAGATGATCATGGACTCGCTGCGCTACTGGGTCACCGAGATGCACGTCGACGGCTTCCGCTTCGACCTCGCGGCCACCCTGGCCCGGCAGTTCCACGAGGTGGACCGGCTGTCGTCGTTCTTCGACCTGGTCCAGCAGGACCCGGTGGTGTCCCAGGTGAAGCTGATCGCCGAGCCGTGGGACGTGGGCGAGGGCGGCTACCAGGTGGGCAACTTCCCGCCGCTGTGGACCGAGTGGAACGGCATGTACCGCGACACCGTGCGGGACATGTGGCGGGGCGAGCCGCGCACGCTCGCGGAGTTCGCGTCCCGGCTCACCGGCTCCTCGGACCTCTATCAGGACGACGGCCGCCGTCCGCTGGCCTCGATCAACTTCGTGACGTGCCACGACGGTTTCACGCTCAACGACCTGGTGTCCTACCACGAGAAGCGCAATGAGGCCAACGGCGAGGACAACCGGGACGGCGAGAGCCACAACCGGTCCTGGAACTGCGGCGCGGAGGGCGAGACCGACGACCCCGACGTCCTGGCGCTGCGGGCGCGCCAGCTGCGGAACTTCATCGCGACACTGATGCTGTCCCAGGGCGTGCCGATGATCAGCCACGGCGACGAGTTCGCGCGCACCCAGGGCGGCAACAACAACGCGTACTGCCAGGACAACGAGATCTCCTGGGTCCCGTGGCCGGGCGAGGGCGACGAAGCCGCTCCCGGCTCCGCCGAACTGCTGGAGTTCACGCGCGCGATGGTGTGGCTGCGCAAGGACCACCCGGTCTTCCGCAGGCGCCGCTTCTTCCACGGCCGCCCCGTGGAGGGCACCCACGACGATCTGTCGGACATCGCCTGGTTCACTCCGGCGGGCGAGGAGATGGTCCAGCGCGACTGGAACTCGGCGCAGGCGGGCGCGATGAGCGTGTTCCTCAACGGCAACGCCATCTCGGAGCCGGATTCCCGCGGGGAGCGCATCGCCGACGACTCGTTCCTGCTGATGTTCAACGCCTCGCCGAAGACCCTGGAGTTCGTGGTACCGGTCAACCACGGCCGTCAGTGGCAGGTCGTGATCGACACGGCCCGCCCGGAGGGCGTGGCACCGGGTACGGGCGCGAAGGTGGCGGCGGGCGACCGCCTGACCCTGGTGGACCACAGCCTGACGGTGCTGCAACGCCCGGCGTAG
- a CDS encoding Tat pathway signal sequence domain protein produces MRKIVRRHLGKVVAGTGIAVAGTAVMVAVTLPGSAGADESGGTGTAGSTASTGGGSGQSAQEQGAVQPGVVEQAPAEGEKGKGRDPLTDDEMARVERIVLNRQLLNSSENVEGGRGPQRIGIDLADPDAAEADRANAPRRADVSYYDYKDDTLVTRTVNLDTGKVERTGVQHGVQPPLSRAETVEATKLLMADPLGAGLKADYKDATGAELTSPDQLLVSSMVYRATPGAQPAVLDACGDHRCVRLFPKVKNGPWIDARSLVIDLSARKVAELG; encoded by the coding sequence GTGCGCAAGATCGTGCGCCGCCACCTGGGCAAGGTGGTGGCGGGTACGGGGATCGCGGTTGCCGGTACGGCCGTGATGGTCGCCGTGACGCTGCCGGGATCGGCCGGGGCCGACGAATCGGGAGGCACCGGGACCGCCGGGAGTACGGCGAGTACGGGCGGCGGATCGGGGCAGTCCGCGCAGGAGCAGGGCGCGGTACAGCCGGGTGTCGTCGAACAGGCGCCCGCCGAGGGCGAGAAGGGCAAGGGCCGTGATCCGCTGACCGACGACGAGATGGCGCGGGTCGAGCGGATCGTCCTGAACCGGCAGCTGCTCAACTCCAGTGAGAACGTCGAAGGCGGGCGCGGCCCGCAGCGGATCGGCATCGACCTCGCCGACCCCGACGCCGCCGAGGCGGACAGGGCGAACGCGCCCCGGCGCGCGGACGTGTCGTACTACGACTACAAGGACGACACCCTGGTCACCAGGACCGTCAACCTCGACACCGGCAAGGTCGAGCGCACCGGTGTCCAGCACGGCGTACAGCCGCCGCTGAGCCGCGCCGAGACGGTCGAGGCGACGAAGCTCCTGATGGCCGACCCGCTGGGCGCGGGCCTGAAGGCCGACTACAAGGACGCCACCGGCGCGGAACTCACCTCGCCGGACCAGCTGCTCGTCAGCAGCATGGTGTACCGGGCCACTCCGGGCGCCCAGCCCGCCGTACTCGACGCGTGCGGCGACCACCGCTGTGTGCGGCTCTTTCCCAAGGTGAAGAACGGGCCGTGGATCGACGCCCGTTCGCTCGTGATCGACCTGAGCGCCCGCAAGGTGGCCGAACTCGGCTGA
- a CDS encoding copper amine oxidase: MRVKRNSRTRGRATVGLVGLSAVALSAGLTTAAGPAAAQPKAGPVPPAECSAPYRIEQKLATGTTWRMCWRYESEAGLVLENVSYQPPGESQPIKVLNSARLGQIHVPYDDGKAEYQDLTQAGFGQGLMNMAPGECPGGTIKTVKVPEAWDPDNANVKGLCTTTRSRGHAYRMQSDTGNKVWQTQGKDLLVYTVNQVGWYEYITEWRFQDDGTVNMNVGATGSLAPEDYDAGDGRGWPIGKGAKAYATSHSHNVFWRLDFGLDGSSKGKVEQYDSVVSPPANGQEGPTNKTTRTQVKKELAGDAKNMRWWRMVSATGKNKDGHARSYEIVPAATTKYPGRSYTRHDVYFTEYNKCEQFASDNLGDCGAGAKKSVDGWVNGQTLTHPLVWVNVGFHHIARDEDQQPMPVHWQGFSIAPRDVTAMNPLTPAGLADQNGHVESGS, translated from the coding sequence ATGCGTGTCAAAAGAAACAGCCGTACCCGGGGACGGGCGACGGTCGGACTCGTGGGCCTCTCGGCGGTCGCGCTGTCCGCCGGCCTCACCACCGCGGCGGGACCGGCCGCCGCCCAGCCGAAGGCCGGGCCCGTGCCGCCCGCCGAGTGCAGCGCGCCCTACCGCATCGAGCAGAAGCTCGCCACCGGCACCACCTGGCGGATGTGCTGGCGTTACGAGAGCGAGGCCGGGCTCGTCCTGGAGAACGTCTCGTACCAGCCCCCGGGCGAGTCCCAGCCGATCAAGGTCCTCAACTCCGCGAGGCTCGGCCAGATACACGTCCCCTACGACGACGGGAAGGCCGAGTACCAGGACCTCACCCAGGCGGGCTTCGGCCAGGGCCTGATGAACATGGCGCCCGGTGAATGCCCCGGCGGCACCATCAAGACCGTCAAGGTTCCCGAGGCCTGGGACCCGGACAACGCGAACGTCAAGGGCCTGTGCACCACGACCCGTTCGCGCGGCCACGCCTACCGCATGCAGAGCGACACCGGGAACAAGGTCTGGCAGACCCAGGGCAAGGACCTGCTCGTCTACACCGTCAACCAGGTCGGCTGGTACGAGTACATCACCGAGTGGCGCTTCCAGGACGACGGCACCGTCAACATGAACGTCGGCGCCACCGGCAGCCTCGCGCCCGAGGACTACGACGCGGGCGACGGCCGCGGCTGGCCCATCGGCAAGGGTGCCAAGGCGTACGCCACCAGCCACAGCCACAACGTCTTCTGGCGGCTCGACTTCGGCCTCGACGGCTCGTCCAAGGGCAAGGTCGAGCAGTACGACTCCGTGGTCAGCCCGCCCGCGAACGGGCAGGAGGGGCCGACCAACAAGACGACCCGCACCCAGGTCAAGAAGGAACTCGCGGGCGACGCCAAGAACATGCGCTGGTGGCGGATGGTCAGCGCCACCGGCAAGAACAAGGACGGTCACGCGCGGTCGTACGAGATCGTCCCCGCCGCCACCACCAAGTACCCGGGCCGCAGCTACACCCGGCACGACGTCTACTTCACCGAGTACAACAAGTGCGAGCAGTTCGCCAGCGACAACCTGGGCGACTGCGGTGCCGGTGCCAAGAAGTCCGTCGACGGATGGGTCAACGGCCAGACCCTCACCCACCCGTTGGTCTGGGTGAATGTGGGCTTCCACCACATAGCCCGGGACGAGGACCAGCAGCCCATGCCCGTCCACTGGCAGGGCTTCTCCATCGCCCCGCGCGATGTCACGGCTATGAATCCGCTCACTCCCGCCGGGCTCGCCGACCAGAACGGGCATGTCGAAAGCGGTAGTTGA
- a CDS encoding SAV2148 family HEPN domain-containing protein — protein sequence MGSGGLELPPGDEGHEGNSTEVPPGAVSLARPMETGSIGPELDWDADAWREVRTRAQRAGRAYIWLNLVEQRLRAVVAAVLRPIYEPVHGDEWVVAAAGPAGQEWVQRAVAVREVSRRKGYLLDPADDNVLSFLTLPQLRELMVQHWPCFEPYVDERRDVELALDELEVTRNVVSRNRALSEAVLGQAERASGKLLETLGTGGDVPSARRLPVDAVEDLVGERYGDVVAVHTDRVRLMRQFPAEDIFGGARRLDAIGIGLNLLVQNFSGRRLVRLAESGCRVRLLFLNPASSAVKRRERELGLKRGELSRAVEMNILHMRRVRSKLRDPGAFEIQVFDETPRFTAYLVDGDGSDGVAIVQTYLRRTRGMEAPVLVLRGGSRLVKSGEAEEIGLFPTYREEFEVAWADSRPVS from the coding sequence GTGGGCTCGGGAGGGCTGGAGCTGCCCCCTGGTGACGAGGGTCACGAGGGGAACTCCACAGAGGTCCCGCCCGGCGCGGTGTCCCTGGCACGGCCGATGGAGACGGGTTCCATTGGACCGGAACTGGACTGGGACGCCGACGCCTGGCGCGAGGTGCGTACGCGCGCCCAGCGGGCCGGCCGGGCCTACATCTGGCTGAACCTGGTCGAACAGCGGCTGCGCGCGGTCGTGGCCGCCGTCCTGCGTCCCATCTACGAACCCGTCCACGGCGACGAGTGGGTGGTCGCCGCCGCCGGACCGGCCGGCCAGGAATGGGTGCAGCGCGCGGTCGCCGTACGCGAAGTCAGCCGCCGCAAGGGCTACCTGCTCGACCCGGCGGACGACAACGTCCTCAGCTTCCTGACCCTCCCCCAGCTGCGTGAGCTGATGGTGCAGCACTGGCCGTGCTTCGAGCCGTACGTCGACGAGCGCCGCGACGTCGAACTCGCCCTGGACGAGCTGGAGGTCACCCGCAACGTCGTCTCCCGCAACCGGGCCCTGTCCGAGGCGGTCCTGGGCCAGGCCGAGCGGGCCTCGGGCAAGCTCCTGGAGACCCTCGGTACGGGCGGCGACGTGCCCTCCGCGCGCCGGTTGCCGGTGGACGCGGTCGAGGACCTGGTGGGTGAACGGTACGGGGACGTGGTCGCCGTACACACCGACCGCGTACGGCTGATGCGCCAGTTCCCGGCCGAGGACATCTTCGGCGGCGCGCGTCGCCTCGACGCCATCGGTATCGGTCTCAACCTTCTTGTGCAGAACTTCTCCGGGCGGCGACTGGTACGGCTGGCGGAGTCGGGCTGCCGGGTGAGGCTGCTGTTCCTGAACCCCGCGTCCAGTGCGGTGAAGCGGCGTGAGCGGGAACTCGGCCTCAAACGGGGCGAGTTGAGCCGGGCCGTGGAGATGAACATCCTGCACATGCGCCGGGTGCGGTCGAAGCTGCGCGATCCGGGCGCCTTCGAGATCCAGGTCTTCGACGAGACTCCCCGCTTCACCGCCTACCTCGTCGACGGGGACGGCTCGGACGGGGTCGCCATCGTGCAGACGTATCTGCGCCGGACGCGCGGGATGGAGGCGCCGGTGCTGGTGCTGCGGGGCGGAAGCCGGTTGGTCAAGTCGGGCGAGGCGGAGGAGATAGGCCTTTTCCCGACATATCGCGAGGAGTTCGAGGTGGCCTGGGCGGATTCACGTCCGGTGTCCTGA
- a CDS encoding 3'-5' exonuclease, giving the protein MGWHHELLIGFDLETTGTDPSEARIVTGAVIEVRGGEPLGHREWLADPGMEIPAEAVAVHGITNERATSEGRPADQVADAIADALATYWKTGVPVVAYNANFDLTLLSAELRRHGLPSLRERLGGPDPAPVIDPYTIDRSVDRYRRGKRNLEAVCREYGVSLDAAHDASADALAAARLACAIAERHPKIAGLGPVELHRRQIEWYAEWAADFQSFLRRKGEVDAVVDGTWPVREVVGGVV; this is encoded by the coding sequence ATGGGCTGGCACCATGAGCTGCTGATCGGCTTCGACCTGGAGACGACCGGGACGGATCCGAGCGAGGCACGCATCGTCACCGGCGCGGTGATCGAGGTGAGGGGCGGTGAGCCGCTCGGCCACCGCGAATGGCTGGCCGATCCGGGTATGGAGATCCCGGCGGAGGCGGTGGCGGTGCACGGCATCACCAACGAGCGCGCGACCAGCGAGGGCAGGCCGGCCGACCAGGTCGCGGACGCGATCGCGGACGCGCTGGCGACGTACTGGAAGACGGGCGTACCGGTGGTCGCCTACAACGCGAACTTCGACCTCACCCTGCTCTCGGCGGAGCTGCGACGACACGGCCTGCCGTCCCTGCGTGAGCGGCTGGGCGGTCCGGATCCGGCGCCGGTGATCGACCCGTACACGATCGACCGCTCCGTCGACCGCTATCGGCGCGGCAAGCGCAACCTCGAAGCGGTGTGCCGGGAGTACGGCGTCTCGCTGGACGCTGCTCACGACGCGTCGGCGGACGCGTTGGCCGCGGCGCGGCTGGCATGCGCGATAGCCGAGCGGCACCCCAAGATCGCGGGGCTCGGGCCGGTGGAACTGCACCGGCGTCAGATCGAGTGGTACGCGGAGTGGGCGGCGGATTTCCAGAGCTTCCTGCGGCGCAAGGGGGAGGTCGACGCGGTGGTCGACGGGACGTGGCCTGTGCGGGAGGTTGTGGGCGGGGTGGTCTGA